The following coding sequences are from one Ovis canadensis isolate MfBH-ARS-UI-01 breed Bighorn chromosome 25, ARS-UI_OviCan_v2, whole genome shotgun sequence window:
- the MRLN gene encoding myoregulin produces MSRRAKPVKTAWPTGGLAFSLRHGTSKLSKTNPDLGTKVAKRPPVLNALCPRKSSQRENRGAALSTTTRIKSGSRSILDVTCKNWILISTTTPTSLEDEIVGRLLKILFVIFVDFLSIIYVVITS; encoded by the exons atgtcccgAAGAGCTAAACCC GTGAAGACGGCCTGGCCCACGGGAGGGCTGGCATTCAGTCTGAGACATGGCACCAGCAAACTGTCCAAGACAAATCCAGATTTAG GAACCAAGGTTGCTAAGAGACCACCTGTTCTGAATGCACTTTGTCCTAGGAagagcagccagagagaaaaCCGAGGCGCAGCATTATCTACCACTACCCGGATTAAATCAG GAAGCAGAAGCATTTTGGATGTGACATGTAAAAATTGGATATTAATTTCTACTACTACCCCCACAAGTCTAGAAGATGAAATTGTGGGAAGACTTCTAAAAATTTTGTTTGTAATCTTTGTTGACTTCCTGTCTATTATATATGTTGTTATAACTTCTTAG